A genomic stretch from Tribolium castaneum strain GA2 chromosome 6, icTriCast1.1, whole genome shotgun sequence includes:
- the LOC663426 gene encoding malate dehydrogenase, mitochondrial encodes MTIICVKILTMTTFRILTKFSRHFCSKPQKHVQVCILGADTLLGQSLAFLIKQNPAISGLHLQGTSKVESMALDFNHFDTRCRVHSYYDMDSVSKSVKCADIVVMLGLNTSTSKMSIPKLVMAEGVRVAKLAETCAKYAPKAVILVAVTPISVTLPIVAEVYKQSDWYHPGRLLGSAALAEVKANAIAGHYQTLDPQMVHVPIVGGPDLDCAIPLFSQTQPVGIAQKDTDKLVEEFRKEIPQPAMSHAVGLNRMITGIATGINGDYNANVLAFVRTNIIKTCRYLVCIVKMGKMGILHNYGLQKLRRNELITFEETCLQLKAREEMASDLVNREDKCALPAFMIREMEREKIEKLGIIR; translated from the exons ATGACAATAATTTGCGTCAAAATTCTGACAATGACAACCTTTCGCATCTTAACAAAATTCTCGCGCCACTTTTGCTCCAAACCGCAGAAACACGTCCAAGTATGCATCCTTGGCGCCGACACACTCTTAGGCCAATCCCTTGCCTTCCTCATCAAACAAAACCCTGCAATTTCTGGTCTACACCTCCAGGGCACTTCAAAGGTCGAATCTATGGCTCTGGACTTCAACCACTTTGACACCAGATGCCGAGTTCACTCTTATTACGACATGGACAGCGTCAGCAAATCCGTCAAG tGTGCCGACATTGTGGTCATGCTGGGGCTCAACACAAGCACCAGCAAAATGTCCATACCCAAGCTGGTCATGGCTGAGGGCGTCCGAGTGGCCAAACTGGCCGAAACCTGCGCAAAATACGCCCCGAAAGCTGTAATTTTAGTGGCAGTGACGCCCATTTCGGTCACTTTGCCCATCGTTGCTGAAGTGTATAAACAGTCGGATTGGTACCATCCTGGGCGGCTTCTTGGTTCCGCTGCTCTGGCCGAAGTCAAAGCCAACGCTATTGCTGGACATTACCAGACGCTGGATCCGCAAATGGTGCATGTGCCCATTGTTGGAGGTCCAGATTTGGACTGCGCTATCCCTCTTTTTTCCCAAACTCAACCAGTGGGAATAGCCCAGAAAGATACAGATAAGTTGGTCGAGGAATTCCGGAAGGAAATCCCACAACCAGCGATGAGTCACGCAGTGGGGCTCAATAGGATGATCACAGGGATTGCCACAGGGATTAACGGGGATTATAACGCCAATGTCTTGGCTTTTGTGCGAACGAATATTATCAAGACGTGTCG ATATTTGGTGTGCATCGTAAAAATGGGCAAAATGGGCATTTTGCACAACTACGGTTTGCAGAAGCTGCGGCGCAATGAATTGATCACATTCGAAGAAACGTGCTTGCAGCTCAAAGCTCGGGAAGAAATGGCTTCGGATCTGGTAAATCGCGAAGATAAATGCGCCCTTCCTGCATTCATGATCCGGGAGATGGAGcgagaaaaaatcgaaaaacttGGAATTATACGATAA